Proteins from a genomic interval of Symmachiella macrocystis:
- a CDS encoding multiheme c-type cytochrome, whose translation MTSNRSQSDDGALVAKRPRLTVLWCAVAVVVAALGIYLAGVAAMSAITGITTDNFFWLWTFLAHILVGAVFTAGLLVIAARRCLRGYRERNWRMQSVWAVVGVLILVVFVSGAALFRDGRELQITKSVWRPILYGAHVVVPVLLLGLVLGFHRSIFGQRRWGVIPFVGATTLGVVGLAFLHGQAPTMEVSVSPESDKLPYYPALARTASGDPIPAPALMRDAECKACHADVHADWQQSAHRFSSFNNPVYLASARETRADAIKKHGNDQAFKFCAGCHDPVPMFSNSLDAAFDDPQSTVAQAGLTCTACHAITEVAHGATTTTRGNADYTIAQPRQYPLAGSDNGVLSWLHRQLLLTKPAMHKQTFLKPVHKTPEFCGTCHKVHLPEQLNDYKFVRGQNHYDSFVQSGVSGYGARSFYYPPHAAENCATCHMPPRESHDLGATDSRIRNHLFPAANTGLPALRGAEDVVELHRNVLEGALRVDLFGIREAGRIDGPLHAPLRPELPELKPGATYLLEAVIRNLLVGHHFTQGTADSNQIWLDIRVTDGAGNVIGRSGALDNDRRVDPWAHFINAFVVDRQGNRISRRNAQDIFVPLYNHEIPPGAAQTVHYSFMLPEDVTGPVTVDVRLRYRKFDRELLEFVSHDLQRPELAQIELPIVDIAEDRVGFAVENSTATNHNEDVNIPVWQRWNDFGIGLLLNGQAELRQAESAFRAVQPLDFGQGSVNLVRVLLKEGRLAEAAELLAGLDSRDDAPVNWWTLAWLNGVLQHRLGNLVAAETHLRRILETKDPELAERGFDFSRDYVVLNQLGEVLFDRARLCRAPSETKERERLLRAAADMFQHTLHLDSENVVAHHNLSQLHKELGDDESALAYWHNHLRYKPDDSARGEAIRAAREKYPAANHAAGDVVIYDLQRPGGPGRDTE comes from the coding sequence ATGACAAGCAATCGCTCACAATCCGATGACGGCGCACTTGTTGCAAAAAGACCCCGTTTGACGGTGCTCTGGTGCGCCGTAGCTGTGGTCGTGGCGGCGCTGGGTATTTACCTCGCCGGCGTCGCTGCGATGAGCGCCATCACGGGGATTACGACGGACAATTTTTTTTGGCTCTGGACGTTTCTAGCGCATATCCTTGTCGGCGCGGTCTTTACCGCAGGGTTGTTGGTGATTGCGGCGCGGCGCTGTCTGCGCGGGTACCGTGAGCGCAATTGGCGGATGCAGTCTGTCTGGGCGGTGGTGGGTGTGCTGATTCTGGTTGTATTTGTTTCCGGCGCCGCATTATTTCGCGACGGTCGAGAATTGCAAATCACGAAATCGGTTTGGCGTCCCATTTTGTATGGGGCGCACGTTGTCGTACCGGTGCTGTTATTGGGACTTGTGCTGGGATTTCACCGTTCGATTTTTGGCCAGCGGCGTTGGGGGGTGATTCCATTCGTGGGGGCGACGACGCTCGGCGTGGTGGGATTGGCGTTTCTACACGGACAGGCGCCCACGATGGAGGTCTCCGTGTCACCCGAAAGCGATAAGCTACCCTACTACCCCGCACTCGCCCGTACGGCCTCAGGCGATCCGATCCCGGCGCCTGCGTTGATGCGCGATGCGGAATGCAAAGCCTGCCATGCCGACGTGCATGCCGATTGGCAGCAGAGCGCGCATCGCTTCAGCTCGTTCAACAATCCCGTCTACTTGGCGTCGGCACGAGAAACTCGGGCCGATGCGATTAAAAAACATGGCAACGATCAAGCGTTCAAATTTTGTGCCGGCTGCCACGATCCAGTCCCAATGTTCAGCAATTCGCTCGATGCCGCCTTTGACGATCCACAAAGCACAGTCGCTCAGGCGGGGCTGACCTGCACGGCGTGCCATGCGATCACGGAAGTCGCACACGGAGCAACGACCACCACGCGGGGAAACGCCGATTACACAATCGCCCAGCCACGTCAATATCCACTCGCCGGCAGCGACAACGGAGTGCTGAGTTGGTTGCATCGGCAATTGTTGCTGACCAAACCGGCAATGCACAAACAGACATTCCTCAAGCCGGTACATAAGACACCGGAGTTCTGCGGGACCTGCCACAAGGTACATTTGCCTGAGCAGCTCAACGACTACAAATTCGTGAGGGGGCAAAACCATTACGACTCGTTTGTGCAAAGCGGCGTTTCGGGGTACGGAGCGCGGAGTTTTTATTATCCGCCGCACGCCGCCGAGAATTGTGCCACCTGCCATATGCCGCCACGGGAATCACACGACCTGGGGGCCACCGATTCCCGCATCCGCAATCACCTGTTCCCCGCCGCCAATACCGGCTTGCCGGCGCTGCGCGGCGCGGAGGATGTCGTCGAACTGCATCGCAACGTTCTCGAAGGGGCGTTGCGCGTTGATCTGTTTGGAATTCGCGAAGCTGGCCGCATCGACGGGCCGTTGCATGCGCCGCTGCGACCAGAACTTCCTGAGTTGAAACCGGGCGCGACGTATTTGTTGGAAGCGGTGATTCGAAATTTGCTGGTGGGACATCACTTCACGCAAGGGACCGCCGACTCGAATCAAATCTGGTTGGACATTCGTGTCACCGATGGTGCGGGAAACGTGATCGGCCGGAGCGGCGCTCTCGACAACGACCGACGTGTCGATCCTTGGGCGCATTTTATCAATGCCTTTGTCGTCGACCGACAAGGAAATCGCATAAGCCGCCGTAATGCTCAAGACATCTTTGTGCCGCTCTACAACCACGAAATCCCACCGGGGGCCGCCCAAACGGTGCACTACAGTTTCATGCTGCCTGAGGACGTCACAGGACCGGTGACGGTGGATGTGCGGTTGCGGTATCGGAAATTTGACCGCGAATTGCTGGAATTCGTCAGTCACGATTTGCAGCGGCCCGAATTGGCGCAGATAGAATTGCCAATTGTCGACATTGCTGAAGACCGGGTCGGATTTGCCGTGGAGAATTCAACGGCGACGAACCACAACGAGGACGTTAATATTCCCGTTTGGCAGCGTTGGAACGACTTCGGCATTGGACTGTTGCTCAACGGACAAGCGGAATTACGGCAGGCCGAATCGGCATTTCGCGCGGTTCAGCCACTCGATTTTGGGCAGGGATCGGTCAATCTGGTCCGCGTGTTGCTCAAAGAAGGACGTTTGGCTGAGGCGGCGGAATTGCTGGCGGGGCTGGATTCGCGCGACGATGCGCCTGTGAATTGGTGGACACTCGCGTGGCTGAATGGCGTGCTGCAACATCGTCTGGGAAATCTAGTAGCAGCAGAGACACATTTGCGGCGAATACTCGAAACCAAAGATCCCGAATTGGCGGAGCGTGGATTCGATTTCAGTCGCGATTATGTCGTGCTGAACCAGTTGGGCGAAGTCCTCTTTGATCGCGCCCGGCTTTGCCGAGCCCCCTCAGAGACCAAAGAGCGCGAGCGTTTGCTCCGCGCGGCAGCGGACATGTTCCAGCACACATTGCATCTCGATTCCGAAAACGTCGTCGCACACCACAACCTGTCCCAGTTACACAAGGAGTTGGGGGACGACGAATCGGCACTGGCCTATTGGCACAATCATTTAAGGTACAAACCGGACGACAGCGCCCGCGGCGAGGCGATTCGAGCTGCGCGCGAAAAATACCCCGCTGCCAACCATGCCGCCGGGGATGTGGTGATTTATGATTTACAGCGTCCCGGCGGACCGGGGCGCGATACGGAGTAA
- a CDS encoding SDR family NAD(P)-dependent oxidoreductase: MQLNIKDHVAVVTGGASGIGLAVARGFAAEGARVAIWDLAKNVTTAAADLASEFGVATCGIATDICEEAQVLDAAAATARELGPIDHVVHCAAIGSGKFGFPFTNLQPSDWRATLEVNIMGTVHVAHAVAEPMKQRKSGTIVFISSVAGQIGSQTDPPYSASKAAVINFAQCTAKDLAPHCIRVNSVCPGMVQTPLNRGVWQAWNDQQPPDQQRTYEDWAEEKIKAVVPLGQWQTPEDIADMVVFLSSNRAAHVTGQTINVDGGFVMHW, translated from the coding sequence ATGCAACTGAATATTAAAGATCATGTCGCCGTCGTGACCGGCGGCGCGAGCGGCATCGGTTTGGCCGTCGCCCGCGGATTCGCCGCCGAAGGAGCCCGCGTCGCTATTTGGGATCTGGCGAAAAACGTCACCACCGCTGCTGCGGATCTGGCAAGCGAATTCGGCGTCGCCACCTGCGGCATCGCGACCGACATCTGCGAAGAGGCCCAAGTCCTGGACGCGGCGGCCGCCACCGCCCGGGAATTGGGGCCAATCGATCACGTGGTCCATTGCGCCGCGATTGGTTCTGGAAAGTTCGGATTCCCGTTTACGAACTTACAGCCGTCTGATTGGCGGGCGACGCTCGAGGTGAACATCATGGGCACCGTCCACGTCGCCCACGCCGTCGCCGAGCCGATGAAGCAACGCAAATCAGGCACGATTGTTTTTATCTCATCGGTCGCCGGGCAAATTGGCTCGCAAACCGATCCGCCCTACAGTGCCTCCAAGGCAGCTGTGATCAACTTTGCCCAATGCACCGCCAAAGATTTAGCGCCGCACTGCATCCGCGTGAATAGCGTCTGCCCCGGCATGGTGCAAACCCCGCTTAACCGCGGCGTCTGGCAAGCCTGGAACGATCAACAACCACCCGATCAACAGCGCACCTACGAAGACTGGGCCGAAGAAAAAATCAAAGCCGTGGTCCCCCTCGGCCAATGGCAAACGCCCGAGGACATCGCCGACATGGTCGTTTTCCTCTCCTCCAACCGCGCCGCCCATGTGACCGGTCAAACGATCAACGTCGACGGCGGGTTTGTGATGCACTGGTGA
- a CDS encoding DUF3050 domain-containing protein — translation MNPLYTIEKRIAPLKDALLNHRIYAEIDRMDALRVFMEHHVFAVWDFMSLLKVLQRQLCCVEVPWIPAADPQSCRLVNEIVLAEESDEDGRGGIASHFELYHHSMKQCGANTAGIDGFLSELRQSPGSLAAMESPEVPPAARRFVQQTFKLIETGNLCAVASAFTFGREDLLPEVFQRIVDELNTQGGGTLEDFKYYLDRHISLDGDEHGPMATRLLQSLCGADVSLWEEAEQAAVDCLVARQELWDGICDAISQNESSR, via the coding sequence TTGAATCCACTTTACACAATCGAAAAACGAATCGCTCCGCTGAAGGACGCATTGCTCAATCATCGCATCTACGCCGAAATTGATCGCATGGATGCGTTGCGGGTGTTTATGGAACATCACGTCTTTGCCGTATGGGACTTCATGTCTTTGCTCAAGGTGTTGCAGCGGCAACTTTGCTGCGTCGAAGTCCCGTGGATTCCCGCCGCCGACCCACAGAGCTGTCGACTCGTGAACGAGATTGTGCTTGCCGAAGAATCCGACGAGGATGGTCGAGGCGGAATTGCCAGCCATTTCGAGCTTTATCATCACTCGATGAAACAGTGCGGGGCTAATACCGCTGGGATTGACGGCTTTCTGAGTGAATTGCGTCAAAGCCCCGGGAGTCTGGCTGCCATGGAATCTCCGGAAGTTCCCCCAGCGGCTCGGCGGTTTGTGCAACAGACCTTCAAACTCATCGAGACGGGCAACCTATGTGCCGTTGCTTCGGCGTTCACGTTTGGTCGAGAAGATTTGCTGCCGGAAGTCTTTCAGCGCATCGTGGATGAGTTGAATACACAGGGCGGCGGCACCTTGGAAGATTTCAAGTATTATCTAGATCGCCACATCAGCCTGGATGGAGACGAGCACGGTCCGATGGCGACCCGTCTGCTTCAGTCTCTTTGCGGTGCCGACGTTTCACTTTGGGAAGAGGCTGAACAAGCAGCGGTTGATTGTTTAGTGGCGCGGCAAGAACTGTGGGATGGAATCTGTGATGCGATCAGCCAGAATGAGTCGTCGCGGTGA
- a CDS encoding tetratricopeptide repeat protein yields the protein MRVMKQCRFLIMPLMVVIVFTAMKNATALEPLPLADQGKAGADTWETPSGLAQFMAMTIEDDGKRARALTEIGAAQFEAGEKQQALETLGHAVRAAQKSRNVRQKASALNSIVLILVKARKDERVREVVQAIRDHRERRTVQRNLVHYHIATGDFERAVETVRTMESDSTQAFLLIEIAAAQVKKGDQKQALETLKQATEVAETIQTPHRKASLLNSVSRILFHAGDKEQALAVLNQALELAQMIENSRSKAFALGEIAASQKQMRGTVEAIVTLKQALEVSQAIKNETTQNFTIRKIAIEFAMEPRTDEKIENSNRRMKKEFTPEEKQIVKLFVEAMN from the coding sequence ATGCGCGTCATGAAACAATGTCGTTTTTTGATTATGCCGTTAATGGTTGTCATTGTTTTTACGGCGATGAAGAATGCAACGGCACTCGAGCCACTTCCTCTGGCAGATCAGGGTAAGGCGGGTGCGGATACCTGGGAAACACCTTCCGGCTTGGCTCAATTCATGGCAATGACAATCGAGGATGACGGAAAAAGAGCACGAGCGCTAACCGAGATTGGAGCAGCTCAATTCGAGGCGGGTGAAAAGCAGCAGGCCCTGGAAACACTGGGGCACGCCGTCAGAGCCGCACAAAAGTCAAGAAATGTGCGTCAAAAAGCGTCGGCCCTCAATAGCATTGTGTTGATCCTAGTCAAAGCGAGAAAAGACGAGAGGGTACGAGAAGTCGTGCAGGCGATTCGCGACCATCGCGAAAGGAGAACCGTCCAACGAAATCTTGTCCACTATCACATAGCGACTGGAGATTTTGAAAGGGCGGTGGAAACGGTCCGAACAATGGAGAGCGATAGCACTCAGGCATTCTTACTGATCGAGATTGCAGCGGCCCAAGTTAAGAAGGGTGACCAAAAACAGGCTTTGGAGACTTTGAAGCAAGCCACCGAAGTCGCTGAGACAATCCAAACCCCGCACAGGAAAGCCTCGCTATTGAATAGTGTTTCCAGAATCTTATTTCATGCTGGAGATAAGGAACAGGCATTGGCCGTCCTGAATCAAGCCTTGGAACTTGCTCAGATGATTGAAAATTCAAGGAGTAAGGCGTTTGCGTTGGGGGAAATTGCCGCGTCGCAAAAACAGATGCGAGGCACTGTGGAAGCAATCGTAACGCTGAAGCAGGCCTTGGAAGTATCCCAGGCCATCAAAAATGAAACGACTCAAAATTTTACAATTCGCAAGATTGCCATAGAGTTTGCGATGGAACCTCGCACCGACGAAAAAATCGAGAACTCCAATCGCCGCATGAAAAAAGAATTCACGCCGGAGGAAAAGCAGATTGTCAAATTGTTCGTGGAGGCGATGAATTGA
- a CDS encoding aldehyde dehydrogenase (NADP(+)) encodes MTTHPVLINGEWTASSGTETFQATNPTVAEALPDQFPVSPWGEIEQAIHAAAEAAKQMRGWPGARFAAFLEKYADRIDARADELATTAHQETALPKDGRLAGIELPRTSNQLRLAAAAAREGTWATATIDTATNIRAMYGPIGPVVVFGPNNFPFAFNGISGGDFAAAIAAGNPVIAKGHSSHPNTTRIFAEEALQAALETDMPPALVQLIYRCDHADGAKLVSHPMMGATGYTGARSAGLYLKEAADKVGKPIYLELSSINPIFVLPGALEERCQDLAEEFAGSCLMGTGQFCTNPGVVVLPAGEAAEEFIAAVTEKFNSAPVGTLLGEGVQHSMASGIFALQSAGAHVIAGGESGGGSGYSHQNTLLKVDGAKFLADPEGLQTEAFGNCSLLVIAEDIDEMTAIADSLEGNLTGAIYSDTGGCDDDVYDQLAATVRPHVGRLLNDKMPTGVAVSSAMNHGGPFPATGHPVFTAVGIPASIHRFSMLQCYDNIRPHRLPPALQDQHPGGGMWRLVDATWTQADV; translated from the coding sequence ATGACCACGCACCCCGTACTTATCAACGGCGAATGGACGGCTTCGTCCGGCACCGAGACCTTTCAAGCGACCAACCCGACGGTCGCTGAGGCGCTGCCGGATCAATTCCCGGTTAGTCCTTGGGGGGAGATCGAGCAAGCAATTCATGCCGCCGCAGAGGCTGCCAAGCAGATGCGAGGTTGGCCGGGGGCACGGTTTGCCGCATTCCTGGAGAAATACGCCGACCGCATCGATGCACGGGCTGATGAGTTGGCGACGACGGCTCACCAGGAAACCGCCCTTCCCAAAGATGGCCGGTTGGCTGGTATCGAATTGCCCCGCACATCCAATCAACTCCGCCTTGCCGCCGCCGCCGCCCGCGAAGGGACCTGGGCGACCGCTACGATCGACACGGCAACCAACATCCGCGCGATGTACGGACCGATCGGGCCGGTGGTGGTTTTCGGGCCGAATAACTTTCCCTTCGCTTTTAACGGGATCTCGGGTGGCGACTTCGCAGCGGCGATTGCGGCCGGGAATCCGGTGATCGCCAAAGGGCATTCGTCGCACCCCAATACAACGCGCATCTTTGCCGAAGAAGCGTTGCAAGCGGCGCTGGAAACCGACATGCCACCGGCGCTGGTGCAATTGATCTATCGCTGCGATCACGCCGACGGCGCAAAACTCGTCTCGCACCCGATGATGGGAGCGACCGGTTATACCGGCGCACGTTCGGCCGGTTTGTACCTCAAGGAAGCCGCCGACAAAGTCGGCAAGCCGATTTATCTGGAGTTATCCAGCATCAACCCCATCTTCGTCCTACCGGGCGCTTTGGAAGAACGCTGCCAAGACTTGGCTGAAGAGTTCGCCGGCAGTTGCCTGATGGGAACCGGTCAGTTCTGTACTAATCCGGGAGTTGTGGTGTTACCCGCCGGTGAAGCTGCGGAGGAATTCATCGCCGCGGTCACCGAAAAATTCAACTCCGCTCCGGTGGGGACGTTGCTTGGCGAGGGAGTGCAGCACAGCATGGCATCGGGCATCTTCGCTCTGCAATCCGCAGGGGCGCACGTGATTGCCGGCGGTGAATCGGGAGGGGGCAGCGGTTACTCGCATCAGAATACGCTGCTGAAAGTCGACGGTGCCAAATTCCTGGCCGATCCGGAAGGCTTGCAAACCGAGGCGTTCGGCAATTGTTCGCTGTTAGTCATTGCCGAAGACATCGACGAAATGACCGCCATCGCTGACAGTCTGGAAGGTAACCTGACCGGCGCGATTTATAGCGACACCGGCGGGTGTGACGACGATGTCTACGACCAACTGGCGGCTACCGTTCGTCCGCACGTCGGGCGCCTGCTCAACGACAAAATGCCAACCGGCGTGGCGGTCTCTTCGGCGATGAATCACGGCGGTCCCTTCCCAGCGACGGGACACCCGGTCTTCACAGCTGTGGGAATTCCGGCGAGCATCCATCGGTTTTCGATGCTGCAATGCTACGACAACATCCGCCCGCATCGTCTACCGCCCGCATTACAGGATCAACACCCCGGCGGGGGAATGTGGCGGTTGGTCGATGCAACTTGGACCCAGGCGGACGTCTAA
- a CDS encoding type B 50S ribosomal protein L31: MKADVHPDYHEVVFLDASCGEKFLTRSTLKSDKTIEWEDGKTYPLITVPVSAASHPFYTGKAKYVDSAGRVEKFQQKYGWDERRKGSKAKDDAAAENKTEEAAAEG; the protein is encoded by the coding sequence ATGAAAGCAGACGTTCATCCCGATTATCACGAAGTCGTCTTTTTGGACGCTTCGTGCGGCGAAAAATTCCTCACGCGGTCGACACTCAAGTCAGACAAAACGATTGAATGGGAAGACGGCAAGACCTACCCGTTGATCACCGTTCCGGTCAGTGCGGCATCGCATCCCTTCTACACGGGCAAAGCCAAGTACGTCGACAGCGCGGGTCGCGTCGAGAAGTTCCAACAAAAATACGGTTGGGACGAACGCCGCAAAGGGTCCAAAGCAAAAGACGATGCAGCGGCGGAGAACAAGACCGAAGAAGCGGCGGCTGAAGGTTAA